In Conger conger chromosome 12, fConCon1.1, whole genome shotgun sequence, one DNA window encodes the following:
- the LOC133142211 gene encoding probable G-protein coupled receptor 21, with protein MNNSSDVNQSAPPFCLLDLGYSQMLDTCVLEVAIILFLTVLIIAGNLVVIFVFHCAPLLNHHTTSAFIQTMAYADLLVGVSCLIPSLSLLHYLSRLDEKLTCQVFGYMVSVLKSVSMASLACVSVDRYVAITRPLSYATLVTPCRLRVCIVCIWLYSGLVFLPAFFGWGKPGYHGDIMRWCAESWATQPHFTSFIVALLYAPAALVVCFTYCNIFRICQQHTREISERRARFGPQEGEPGGEGPASPDKRYAMVLFRITSVFYILWLPYIIYFLLESAGIYHHALASFLTTWLAISNSFCNCLIYSLSNSAFRKGLKRLCSFCARRVDSKKPSGTGGGGGGGGGSTRSACHV; from the coding sequence ATGAACAACTCGTCGGACGTCAACCAGAGCGCGCCGCCCTTCTGCCTCCTGGACTTGGGCTACTCGCAGATGCTCGACACCTGCGTCCTGGAGGTGGccatcatcctcttcctcaccgtGCTCATCATCGCCGGCAACCTGGTGGTGATCTTCGTCTTCCACTGCGCCCCGCTGCTCAACCACCACACCACCAGCGCCTTCATCCAGACCATGGCCTACGCCGACCTGCTGGTGGGCGTGAGCTGCCTCATCCCCTCGCTCTCCCTGCTGCACTACCTGAGCCGGCTGGACGAGAAGCTCACCTGCCAGGTGTTCGGCTACATGGTGTCGGTGCTGAAGAGCGTCTCCATGGCCTCGCTGGCCTGCGTCAGCGTGGACCGCTACGTGGCCATCACGCGGCCGCTGTCCTACGCCACGCTGGTCACGCCCTGCCGCCTGCGCGTCTGCATCGTCTGCATCTGGCTCTACTCCGGCCTGGTCTTCCTCCCGGCCTTCTTCGGCTGGGGCAAGCCCGGCTACCACGGCGACATCATGCGCTGGTGCGCCGAGTCGTGGGCCACCCAGCCGCACTTCACCTCCTTCATCGTGGCCCTGCTGTACGCCCCGGCCGCCCTGGTCGTCTGCTTCACCTACTGCAACATCTTCCGCATCTGCCAGCAGCACACGCGCGAGATCAGCGAGCGCCGCGCCCGCTTCGGGCCCCAGGAGGGCGAGCCGGGCGGAGAGGGGCCGGCGTCCCCGGACAAGCGCTACGCCATGGTGCTCTTCCGCATCACCAGCGTCTTCTACATCCTGTGGCTGCCCTACATCATCTACTTCCTGCTGGAGAGCGCCGGCATCTACCACCACGCGCTGGcctccttcctcaccacctGGCTGGCCATCAGCAACAGCTTCTGCAACTGCCTGATCTACAGCCTGTCCAACAGCGCCTTCCGCAAGGGCCTCAAGCGGCTGTGCTCCTTCTGCGCCCGCCGCGTCGACAGCAAGAAGCCCTCGGgcacgggaggaggaggaggaggaggaggaggaagcacACGGTCGGCGTGCCACGTGTAG